The Ralstonia insidiosa region CGATTCCACCGGCGATGCGGTGCTCGATCGACTGGTGGTGAGCGCGCTGCAGGGCGTGTCGGTGGGCGAGGCGGTGCCGGCATCCGTGGCGCAGCCATTCACCTTTGTCGTGATGCCGCGCGCCTCGGGGCAGAGCTGGGGCTGTGTTGCACCGGCTGCGTCCGTCTCCGTCATCTCAGCCGGAGTGCGCCATGGCTGACGGCAGCCGCGCCGTACTGCGCGATTTTCTGGTGGAGCGCTACAGCCACCTGAAATACCTGCTCGCTCGCCGGCTGGGCAACCCGGATCTGGCCGGCGACGCACTGCAGGACATCTGGCTGCGCCTGGAAGGCAACGGCAACACCGATGCCATCGAGCCGGTGCAGAACCCCGGTGCGTATCTCTACCGCATGGCCTTTAACGCGGCGATTGACCAGCAGCGTGCCGAAGACCGTCGCCTGAGCGTGGGCGAGGTTGAGACCATGCTCGAACTGGTCAGCCCCACACCCGGCCCGGCTGAAGTGGCCGAAGCCAACTCCGAGCTCGACGCGCTGATCCGCGCGATGGAGCAGATGCCCCAGCGCCGCCGCGACATCCTGCTGGCCGTGCGCCTGGAGGGCACGCCGCAGCGGGAGGTGGCCGAGCGCTTTGGCATCTCGCTGCGGCTGGTGGAGCTGGAGCTGCAACGCGCCCAGGAGCACTGCGCCGCCAAGCTTGGCCGATAACCATGCGCCTTGGTGCGGCGGACTTTGCCAAGGCAATGGACGTACAAAAGAAATCTTCCGAAAAGCTTGCGGGTTTGTGTGGCGGGATTCGTCATACCGATAAGACCGTCGGAGTGGCGGCAGAGGCAAGCCGTGGCCGTAGAGAGAACGGCGGTATGACAGATGGTTGAACGCATGAAGGCAGCACCCGAACCCCATAAGACGACATTGAAGATTCCGCACACGCTGCGCCGCGATGCGCACGCGTGGGTGCGTCGTCTGACCTCGGGCGAGGCCACCGTGGCCGACGCGCAGGCACTCAAGCGCTGGTGCGATACGAGCGATGCGCACGCCGCCGCCTTTGCCGAGGCACGTCAGTTGTGGAAGGACTTTGGCCCGGCGGGTGAGGCTGTACGGCGTCGCCAAGCCGCCAAGGCGCGCCGCGCGCCCACGTTGGGCCGTCGCGCCTTTCTGGGTGGCGCTTTTGCGACGGCGGCCGGTGCTGCCGTGGCTGTGGTTGCGCCGGCTGGCCTGTGGGGTGCGTTCCCCTCATTGGCCGCAGACCTGCGCACCAAGACCGGCGAGCAGCGCCAGGTGGCACTCGGTGCTGACGTGACGATCGACATGAACACGCACACCAGTGTGGCGCTGCGTCGTGATGCGGGCGCGCTGCATGGTGTTGATCTGCTCGATGGCGAGATCGCCGTCAACAGCGCGCGCGGCGCGGCACAGCCGTTTGTTGTGGCAGCAGGCCCCGGCCGTGCGATTGCCACGCAGGCCAGCTTTGAGGTGCGCAATCTCGATGCGCGCGTATGCGTGACCTGCCTGTCGGGCGACGTGCGTGTGGAAGTGGGCGGCCGCAGCCTGACGCTGGCAGCCAACCAGCAGGTCACCTACGACAAATACATGCTGGGCACCGTTGCGCAAACCGATGTGGCCACCGCATCGGCGTGGCGCAACGGTGTGCTGGTTTTCCGCCAGACGCCGCTATCGGATGTGGTGAGCGAGATCAACCGCTACCGCCCTGGTCATGTGCTGGTGGTGGACGACAAGCTCGCGCGCAGCCGCCTGAACGGGCGCTTCCGTATCGACCGGCTCGACACGGTGTTCGCGCAGATACGTGAAGTGCTGGGTGCCAGCGTGACGGAGCTGCCGGGCGGCATCGTGCTGCTGGGGTAACGTGCGCGAGCATCGTGCATTGCCATATTTCTGTCATTGCGGGTTCGGCTTGTGACCTTCGTCATAGCAGGAGAGGCCGCACGGATGTGAGCGACGCGGCCGCCGTCCGATCGTCCGTTTGCCTCCTGACATGCAGCCGAGCCAGCCCGCCAAGTCCTCTTCCGTTCCGTTTCTGTCGCATCGCCGACGCGCTCATGACAAGCGGCCGGTGCACACGTGGCGTATCAAGCCGCTGGTGCAGGCGGCGGCACTCACGCTGTTGGCGGCGAGTGCGCACGCGCAAACGCGCGCCTTCAGCGGCGCCTGGTTTGCCGAGCGCGGCGCGGCGCAGAACACGGCAGCCGCCACCGGCCGGTTGCCCAACGGCACGCCGGTCGCGCTGATCAACGACCCGCAGCAGCAATCGCAGCAGGCACGTCAGCAACTGCAGCAGTCGCTGGCCAACCTCAACGGCGTGGCGGCAGCCATTGCGGCACAGCAGGCTGCGCAGAATGCAGCGCGGCAAGCCGCACTCAGCGGTTCATCAGATGTGCCCGATGGCCTGGCCGATGGCGGCCTGAAGGTCGACACGAATTCGCTCACGCGCGGTTGGGTCAACGCCAACGCGCCGGTGCAGTCCAACAAGGACGGCCGCGTGAATGTGGCCATCCAGCAGACCGCCGACAAGGCCGTGCTGAACTGGGAGACCTACAACGTTGGCCGTAACACGACGGTGGAGTATCAGCAGCAGTCCAACTGGTCGGTGCTCAACCGCGTGAACGATCCGAACGGGCGGCCCAGCCAGATCCGCGGCCAGATCAAGGCGGACGGCACGGTGCTCATCGTCAACCGCAATGGCGTGATCTTTACGGGCAGCAGCCAGGTCGACACGCGCAACCTGGTGGCCGCCGCTGCCAACGTCACCGACGACCAGTTTCGCAAGGGACTGTACGGTGACAACGCCACGCCCACGTTCACCAACGCAGGCGGCAAGATCAAGGTGGAAGCGGGCGCGCAGATCAGCACGCGTGCGCCGCAGTCCGTTACGCAGGGCGGCGGTTACGTGCTGTTGGTTGGCACTGAGGTGGAGAACGCAGGCACCATTACCACGCCCAAGGGCCAGACGCAGTTGGCCGCGGGTGACAGCTTCATCATTCGCAAGGGCGTGGGCACGGATGGCAACTCCACATCCACCACGCGCGGCAACGAGATCGCGCCGCAGTTCGTGGCCAACAGTACGGCTGGCTATGTGGTCAACAATGGCTTGATCGCCGCCAACCAGGGCGATATCACGCTGGCCGGGCGCGATGTGGCGCAGAACGGTGTGGCCATTTCCACCACCACCGTCAACACGCGCGGCACGATCCACCTGCTGAACTCCGCTACCGACACCAAGGGGCGTGTGACAGTGGGCCCCGGTGCAACCACTGCCATCCTGATCGAACAGGACGCGGCCACGGCACTCGATAGCCAGCGCAACGCGCTGCTGCAGGAGTCCGCCACGCAAGACAAGCTGCGTGCGGACACGGCGCAAGGTGTGTTCGACAACCTTTCGCGCTTGTCAGACCGGCGCGACCTGTCGCGCATCGAGATCGTCTCGGGTGGCGATGTGCTCTTCGCAGACAGCTCGCTGTCGCTGGCCACCGGTGGGCAGATTCAGGTGAGCGCCGCGCGCCGTGCGCTGGTGACCGATCGCGCCAGGCTGGATGTGGGCGGTGCGGTGGGCGTGCAAGTGTCGATGGAATCGAACAACGTTCAGGTGAACGTGCAGGGCAACGAGCAGCGCGATGCACCGGGCAATCGCGACAGCGGCGTGCTGAACAACGCCAACGTATGGATCGACCGACGTCGTCTCATCTACGTGCCGGCCAAGCCCGGCGTGTATGACAAAGACCGTTACTACACCGCCGGCGGTCTGCTGGAAGTGGGGGGCTATCTAGACAATACCGGCCACAGCATCGGCGAGTGGGCTGCGCAGGGCGGCACCATCATGCTGGGCGGCAAGGAGGTCGTCACGCAGCGCGGCTCGTCAATCAACCTGTCGGGCGGCTCGCTTGATGTGCAGACGGGCTTCTTGCGCCAGACGTTCTTCAAGGGGCGTGACGGGCAGCTCTACGATGCTTCGTCAGCACCGATGGACGTGCTCTATACCGGTGTCTACCAAGGCTTTGAAGCTGCGCACCCGCGTTGGGGCAACAAGACCACCGAGTACTTCTACAGCCCGCTGATTGCGCCGCGCCAGAAGCTGGAGAACGGCTACACAGCCGGACGTGACGCGGGGCAACTGATTCTTTCGACGCCCACGGCGGTGGTCGATGGCGACATCGTGAGCGCGGTCTATAACGGCCCGCGCCAGACCCAGGCGCGATCGACGAGTGCCACCGATGGCTACATGCAGGCACAGACCGCGGTGGCCATTCCGGCTACGCTGCGCATTGGCCGCTACGATGGCTACGGGCTTGCTGGCGCGTACGACACGCAGGTGCGCATTGGCGACGTGGCCGCGATTGACCCGATCACGCTCAAGGATGCGCTGTCAGCCGATCGCATCAACACGATCCAACTCGATGCGCAACGCCTGAACGACATGGGGCTGGGGGGGCTTTCCATAGCGTCGCAGGGCAATGCGACCATCGATAAGCGTCTTGCACTGGCGGATGGTGGCACGGTGTCGGTGGCGGCATCGTCCATCGATGTGAATGCCGATGTGGTTGCGCACGGCGGCAACGTGAGCCTGAGCAACGTGCTGCGTGTGGGTAATCCGACCGCGCAACCAACACCGCTGGCCAAGGACGGCAAGTCGCGTATTGCGCTGGCACAGGGCGCAACGGTGGACGTGAGCGGTCTGTGGGTCAACGGCGCGCTTGATCCAGCAACCGTGGCCGGCATGGCATGGCTTAACGGTGGCAGCGTCAGCATGGAGGGTGTGCAGGGCATTGCGCTGACGAGCGGCAGCACCATTGACGTGTCGTCGGGCGCAGGCATTCTTGCCAATGGCAGCGTGCGCGGCGGCAAGGGGGGCAACGTGACGCTCACGGCCAACACGCCGCCCAACGCGCCAGATGTCGCCGACGGCAGTTCGCTGCAACTGGGCAGCACGATCAAGGGCTACGGCGTCAACGGTGGCGGCACGCTTACGGTGGCCGCCGACAAGGTACTGATCTCCAACGGCAGTGGTGCGCAGGCGGGGCAACTGTTGCTCACGCCGGACTTCTTCCGTCAGGGCTTCTCGGCGTACGACGTCAATGGGTATCGCGGCCTGACCGTTGCGCCAGGCACGGCGTTGAATGTGGAGATGCCGGTCTACTTCGTGCCCGATGCGGCGCGCAGGGTCGGCACCGGTGTCCGCCCGGCCGACGTGCTTACGCTCTGGACACCGCCGGTTTACCAACAGGATGCGGTCAACGCCAAGCTGATCCAGCGCGGTGGGGCGAGTCTGACACTGCAATCAAATCGACTTCTGAATCAGTTGGTCGGTTCGCAATTGCAGGTGGGCCAGGGTGCACGCATCGTGGTGGACCCGGGGCAGACGGTGACGCTGCAGACGCCGGGGCAGATCACGATGGATGGGGCGATTACCGCGCCGGGCGGCACGATCAAGGTGCTGCAGATGAACCAGGCCACCGTTAGCCCCGCCGATTACTTCGATCCTCAGCGTTCTATCTGGATCGGTGATCATGCCGTGCTGGATGTTGCGGCGAAGGCGGTGACCGCTGTTGATCAGTTCGGCCGCCGTTACGGTGTGGCAGGAAATGGCGGCACGATCGCCATTGGCCCGAATGGCCCGCGCGCCAATGATGGCATTGAGCCTGCGGCCAACGCGTTCATCATCATCCGCCCTGGCGCCGTCCTGGACGCATCAGGGGCCGGCGCGGTCGTGGATGTTCTGCAAGGGGCCGGCCAGACGTTGCCGACTGGGTTGGTCACGCGACAGGTGGCCTTAGCGGGAGATGGCGGAACCATCGCGCTGGCGTCCTACAACGGTATCCACGCCGACGGCACGATGCGCGCTGCTGCGGGTGGCGCGGGCGCGGCGGGTGGAACCCTGTCGGTCACGCTGGAGACACCCCGCTACAGCACTACGCCTGATAGCAGGCCATCGCCTGACATGGTCGTGCCACGCGAATTGCTGATCGGCGCTGTGTATCGGCCTGCGCTGCCGGTTGACTTCCAGCCCGGCAAGGCGGATCCGGCGCTGGCGTTCGGCAAGACGCGAATTGGCGTCGACCGTATCGGCGCGGGCGGGTTTGATGCGCTGTCGGTCTATGCCGATATGGTTACGTTTGACGGCCCGGTCAATCTGTCGCTGGGCCGCAGCCTGCAGATTCGCAGCAATGCGTTGTCCAGTGCTGATGCAGGTTCCGCTGTACACCTGAGCGCACCGTACGTTCGCTTTGATCAAACCACTGTCAATGCGCTCGGCGGTACGTTGTATCCGATCGTTGGCGGTGGTACCACCGCTGTGACAGAGCGGCTCAAGTTGCAGAATCTCTCGCCGCTTGCCACCAAGGCAGCGCTGACGGTGGATGCAAACCTGATCGATCTGGTCTTCGCCTATGGCGCAGGGGCTTACGGCAGCTTCGATCAACCCATTCCGAATCCGCCGGGGCAGATCGCACGTGCGGGCTTCGGCGCCATGACGTTGAACAGCACCGGTGACATCCGCGTGCAGTCCGGTGGTGGTGGCTCGCGCCAGCTCACGCTCAATGCTGCGCAGGTCTACCCGGTTAGTTCGAACAACGCCCGGTTGGCCGCAACCGAGCGCATCACGCTTGGACGCAGCAGCACAGAGATTCCCAACGTGCCCGACAGCGTCTTCGGGACGCTGTCCGTATTTGCGCCCTCCATTGATCAAGGGGGGATCTTGCGTGCACCGCTGGGCAACTTGTTGCTGGGTACCACGAGCGTGAGTGATCTACCCACGCCGACTAGCCGGGTTCGCCTGCTGCCTGGCAGCCTGACCTCGGTCAGCGGCGCGGGTCTGACCTTGCCGTACGGTGGCACTTCCGATGGGGTGACCTATACCGCCAATGGTGCTCCGGTCTCGGGCGCTGGTTCGATCGACACCTTCTATTCCGGTGTACTGCGTATCAACGGCAACTCGGTGGATGTCGCACCCGGTGCAGTGCTCGATCTTTCAGGTGGCGGTGTCATTGCCGGGGCGGGCTTTATCAGCGGGCGCGGTGGCTCGGTAGATGTGCTAAAGACGCCGTTCATCAACGCCAACCCAGCATTCACGTACAGCGCCCAGAACAACGCTGTCTATGCCATCGTGCCGGGGTATCGCAATGCCTATGCTCCGTTCGATGCCGGCGCGGACATCGCTTCTGCGGGGCGGCAGATCACGATTGGTACCGGCGTCCCGGAGCTGGCTCCGGGCGTCTACACGTTGCTGCCGGCAGCGTATGCCTTGTTGCCGGGCGCTTACCGTGTCGAGCTGGGTCGCACCGGAACCTTGCTACCAACCGTATCGCAGGTGGGCGCCGGAACCTACCTGACAAGCGGTACGCTGGGGACAGCCAACACTGGCGTGCAGGCTGCGCTGCCGACACAGATCATGCTCACCCCGGGCAACGTTGTGCGCAGGCATTCCCAGTACAACGAAACAGGCTATGCTGATTTTGTGCGTGCCGATGCCAACCGCTTCGGCAACCTGCGTCCGCTATTGCCTGCCGACGGCCGGACGTTGCAGCTTCTGTATGGTGCCCCGGCTGATGGTGCGCCAGCGCTGAAATTTGCCGGATCGGCGCGCTTTGACGGTGCCCCGGGCGGCTATGGCGGCTCGTTGATGATAGACGGCTCGCCAATCGGGGGTAGTCCAAACATTGAGGTCACGCCATCCGGCGCCACGCCCACCGCAGGGTTCGTCTCGCTGGATGCCAACGCGTTGAATGCAATTGGCGCACCCCGGATGTCGATCGGGGGAGGGACACAGTTGTTCGATGGCTCGCAGCGCATGCTAGGCGGTAAGGCTGCCTCGGTGACGCTGCGATCGGGGGCTGAACTCAAGGCCCGTGAAGTGCTGCTGATCGCGCAGGCCGGCGGTGTCATTGTTGAGGATGGCGCGCGTATCAGCACGCTAGGACAAGGTGCGGACACACCTTATCCGTCCACCGACGGCTATACGTTTACGACGAAATCAAATCTGTTGGCGGTCTCCAATGGCCAACTCAACGTGACCCAGACAGCGGTGGCGGGGGCATCGAAGGGTATCTCGATTGGTCAGGCCGAGCTGTATGGCGAAGGCTCGTTGCTGTTCTCCACGCAGGGCGCTGGTCAGCTGAAGCTGAGCGACAGCGCACGCTACGGCGCGAAGTCCCTCACGCTGTCGATGTCCAGCATCAACATCGGTGAGCAGACGACACTTGATTCGGCCGCAAGCGTATTGCCCAACGGCTTGCGCTTGAACCAGGCGTTGCTCAGTCGTCTGCTGGCGGGCAATGCGGGTATTGGTGTGCCCAAGCTGGAAAACCTGCTGCTGACGGCATCGCAGTCGGTCAATTTCTACGGCACAGTCGCGCTCAATACGATCGACCCGATGACGGGCAGGTCGTCGCTGGCGTCGTTTGTGCTGAACACGCCGGCAATCTATGGGCAGGGCAACTCCGGCGATGTAGCGACTATCACCACCGACAAGCTGATCTGGAACGGCCTGAGCGATGGCGTTTTACGCTCCGGCAACAATAAGGCCCCATCGAGCCTGCGGCCAGGTGGGGTCATCGCCGGCGGCGCCGGTACGGGTAGCGGCACTTTTAACATTGTTGCGCGCGATGTGGTGTTCGGCTACGGCCCGTTCACGCAACCCGACACGCAGTTGACGCTGGATCGCCTGGCACTCGGCTTCTCCAACTTCAACGTGCAGGCCAGCCAGCGCATCACGTCCAACAATCGCAACACGCTGTCGGTTTACCAAACGCAAGGTGCATATCAACCCACCACGGGGTATCAGTACAGCGGCGGCAACCTTAACCTCGTCACGCCGTTGCTGACGGGTGACTCCGGTTCCATCAACCGGTTCACTGCGGGTGGTGCCTTGACGGTGTCGGCACCGGCTGGTGCCAGCCCTGCCACGGTACCTGGGGATGCGCTAGGTGCAGAGATCGGCTTGAAGGGCGGCTCGGTCAACATTGCCAGTGCCATCGTGCTGCCGAGCGGCAGGCTGACCGTGTCGGGCGATACCGGTGTCGCACTGGGCGATGCGGCGCGTATCGACATGGCAGGCCGTGCTGTGCAGATGGTTGACGTGACCAAGTACAGCAGTGGCGGTGACGTGTTGATCGACAGTGCACACGGCAACGTGAGCCAGGCGGCAGCGTCGCTGATCGACGTGTCTGCGCAAAACAACCGGGCAGGCAGCGTATCCGTCACGGCACTGGATGCCGCGGCAGGCCGGGTCGATCTTGCCGGCACCATCCGCGGCGGCACCAGCGGGCGCTACGACGCTGGTGGTACCGACGTGCTGTGGCAGCCCGGCAGCGTGGATGTGCGCGCGCAGACGCTGAATGATTTCGCGGGCCTGAACCAACGCCTGACGAGTGGCGGTGTGACAGGGGCGCGCAGCTTCCAGATCAAACAGGGCGATCTCGTGGTTGGCGACGAACTGAAGGCCAATACGATCAATGCGTCGGTTGATGGCGGCAGCCTGATCGTCAACGGCCGCGTCGATGCCAGCGGCGAGCAACCGGGCACGATCCGCCTGGCGGCACGCAACGGCTTGACGCTGGGTGCTGGGGCTGTGCTGGATGCGCACGGCACGCGTCTGCGCGTGGACAGCTATGGACTGCCGATCGACGCGCCCAACCGTGGCATCGTCGACTTGCGCGCGACCGACGGGCGTTTGACGCTGACCCCCGGTGCGGTGATTGACGTGCGTGCCGCAGATACCGTTGCGCGCGGCACGGTCAGCCTGAGCGCGCCACGTATCGGCGCGGATACGCAGGGCGATATCGCAATCGACGCAGCAGGCCCGCTGGATATTCGTGGTGCACGCAGCGTGGCGGTGTATGGTTTCCGCCGCTATGACAACGCGCCGCTCGATACGTCGCCGTCCGTGGACGGCAAGCCCAGCCAAGTCATCACGCAAGACTGGCTGGACGGTATTCATGCCGACAGCCAGCGCTACATCAATGCCGCTTGGACGAATGGCGACCTGCAGGCGCGCCTTGCCGGGTTGCGTGCAGCGGGTAGTGCTTACCACCTGCGGCCGGGCGTTGAGATTGTCAGTGCTACGGCGGATGGCAACCTGGCCGTGAAGGGTGACCTTGATTTTTCGGGCTACCGCTACGGCCCCAACGCTGACGCCAATGTGCGCGGTTCGGGTGAGCCGGGTGCGGTGGTGGTGCGCGCAGGTGGCAAGCTGCAGGTGTTCGGCAGCGTGACTGACGGGTTTGCACCGCCGCCTACGACGCCTGACGAGCGAGGTTGGGCACTGACAATGGGTTTGAACCCATATAGCAATGACATTGTCGTGCCACGCACTGGCATCTCCTTGGCCGACGGCACGACTTTCCCCGCCGGGGCAGTGTTGAACTACGACGTGCCGCTCAAACAACTGGTGTTGCCGGCTAACTACGTTTTGCCGGTGCGCGTGACCTTGCGCGCCAACGTGACCTTGCCGGCCGGCACCGTACTGCAGGCCGCAGTGCGCGATTCAACTGGCAAGGTGCTCTACGCGGCCGGAACTGCGCTGCGCCAGGATGCTGTGCTGCGCTCGGGCATGATGCTTGACCCGGGCAGCATCGTTGGTTCGACACTGTCCGTCATGCGATTGACTTGGCCCAAGGGTGTGCCGCTGGCGGTGGCGTCCGGCAAGCCAACGCTGGATGGAGCACTGGCGTTGAAGGTTGGCGCCGTCATTCCGGGGGCAACAGATGTCAAGCTGCCGGGCGGGGTGCAATTCGTCAATCTGCGCGATGTCGTTGGCGGTTCGCAGGGCAAGAACTGGGCTGTTGCATCGATGCTGCCCGGCGGGAGCGATTCGTGGTCCATGCGCTTGGTGAGCGGAGCAGATACACGGGCGGCTGACAGCCGCGCCACGCGCCCGGATGCCAAGCAGAATGGCGACCTTGTGCTGGGCGATGCGCATGGCTCCAGCGATGTTCGCCAGACCAGCGGCGGCTTGTACTGGTTGCCTGGCAACAGTTCAGGAAAGAAGCCCTTCGAGCCTGTGAGCCCGGATGACGAGTTCGGCTGCAACCCGACGTCA contains the following coding sequences:
- a CDS encoding FecR family protein, whose protein sequence is MKAAPEPHKTTLKIPHTLRRDAHAWVRRLTSGEATVADAQALKRWCDTSDAHAAAFAEARQLWKDFGPAGEAVRRRQAAKARRAPTLGRRAFLGGAFATAAGAAVAVVAPAGLWGAFPSLAADLRTKTGEQRQVALGADVTIDMNTHTSVALRRDAGALHGVDLLDGEIAVNSARGAAQPFVVAAGPGRAIATQASFEVRNLDARVCVTCLSGDVRVEVGGRSLTLAANQQVTYDKYMLGTVAQTDVATASAWRNGVLVFRQTPLSDVVSEINRYRPGHVLVVDDKLARSRLNGRFRIDRLDTVFAQIREVLGASVTELPGGIVLLG
- a CDS encoding RNA polymerase sigma factor, which gives rise to MADGSRAVLRDFLVERYSHLKYLLARRLGNPDLAGDALQDIWLRLEGNGNTDAIEPVQNPGAYLYRMAFNAAIDQQRAEDRRLSVGEVETMLELVSPTPGPAEVAEANSELDALIRAMEQMPQRRRDILLAVRLEGTPQREVAERFGISLRLVELELQRAQEHCAAKLGR
- a CDS encoding filamentous haemagglutinin family protein produces the protein MQPSQPAKSSSVPFLSHRRRAHDKRPVHTWRIKPLVQAAALTLLAASAHAQTRAFSGAWFAERGAAQNTAAATGRLPNGTPVALINDPQQQSQQARQQLQQSLANLNGVAAAIAAQQAAQNAARQAALSGSSDVPDGLADGGLKVDTNSLTRGWVNANAPVQSNKDGRVNVAIQQTADKAVLNWETYNVGRNTTVEYQQQSNWSVLNRVNDPNGRPSQIRGQIKADGTVLIVNRNGVIFTGSSQVDTRNLVAAAANVTDDQFRKGLYGDNATPTFTNAGGKIKVEAGAQISTRAPQSVTQGGGYVLLVGTEVENAGTITTPKGQTQLAAGDSFIIRKGVGTDGNSTSTTRGNEIAPQFVANSTAGYVVNNGLIAANQGDITLAGRDVAQNGVAISTTTVNTRGTIHLLNSATDTKGRVTVGPGATTAILIEQDAATALDSQRNALLQESATQDKLRADTAQGVFDNLSRLSDRRDLSRIEIVSGGDVLFADSSLSLATGGQIQVSAARRALVTDRARLDVGGAVGVQVSMESNNVQVNVQGNEQRDAPGNRDSGVLNNANVWIDRRRLIYVPAKPGVYDKDRYYTAGGLLEVGGYLDNTGHSIGEWAAQGGTIMLGGKEVVTQRGSSINLSGGSLDVQTGFLRQTFFKGRDGQLYDASSAPMDVLYTGVYQGFEAAHPRWGNKTTEYFYSPLIAPRQKLENGYTAGRDAGQLILSTPTAVVDGDIVSAVYNGPRQTQARSTSATDGYMQAQTAVAIPATLRIGRYDGYGLAGAYDTQVRIGDVAAIDPITLKDALSADRINTIQLDAQRLNDMGLGGLSIASQGNATIDKRLALADGGTVSVAASSIDVNADVVAHGGNVSLSNVLRVGNPTAQPTPLAKDGKSRIALAQGATVDVSGLWVNGALDPATVAGMAWLNGGSVSMEGVQGIALTSGSTIDVSSGAGILANGSVRGGKGGNVTLTANTPPNAPDVADGSSLQLGSTIKGYGVNGGGTLTVAADKVLISNGSGAQAGQLLLTPDFFRQGFSAYDVNGYRGLTVAPGTALNVEMPVYFVPDAARRVGTGVRPADVLTLWTPPVYQQDAVNAKLIQRGGASLTLQSNRLLNQLVGSQLQVGQGARIVVDPGQTVTLQTPGQITMDGAITAPGGTIKVLQMNQATVSPADYFDPQRSIWIGDHAVLDVAAKAVTAVDQFGRRYGVAGNGGTIAIGPNGPRANDGIEPAANAFIIIRPGAVLDASGAGAVVDVLQGAGQTLPTGLVTRQVALAGDGGTIALASYNGIHADGTMRAAAGGAGAAGGTLSVTLETPRYSTTPDSRPSPDMVVPRELLIGAVYRPALPVDFQPGKADPALAFGKTRIGVDRIGAGGFDALSVYADMVTFDGPVNLSLGRSLQIRSNALSSADAGSAVHLSAPYVRFDQTTVNALGGTLYPIVGGGTTAVTERLKLQNLSPLATKAALTVDANLIDLVFAYGAGAYGSFDQPIPNPPGQIARAGFGAMTLNSTGDIRVQSGGGGSRQLTLNAAQVYPVSSNNARLAATERITLGRSSTEIPNVPDSVFGTLSVFAPSIDQGGILRAPLGNLLLGTTSVSDLPTPTSRVRLLPGSLTSVSGAGLTLPYGGTSDGVTYTANGAPVSGAGSIDTFYSGVLRINGNSVDVAPGAVLDLSGGGVIAGAGFISGRGGSVDVLKTPFINANPAFTYSAQNNAVYAIVPGYRNAYAPFDAGADIASAGRQITIGTGVPELAPGVYTLLPAAYALLPGAYRVELGRTGTLLPTVSQVGAGTYLTSGTLGTANTGVQAALPTQIMLTPGNVVRRHSQYNETGYADFVRADANRFGNLRPLLPADGRTLQLLYGAPADGAPALKFAGSARFDGAPGGYGGSLMIDGSPIGGSPNIEVTPSGATPTAGFVSLDANALNAIGAPRMSIGGGTQLFDGSQRMLGGKAASVTLRSGAELKAREVLLIAQAGGVIVEDGARISTLGQGADTPYPSTDGYTFTTKSNLLAVSNGQLNVTQTAVAGASKGISIGQAELYGEGSLLFSTQGAGQLKLSDSARYGAKSLTLSMSSINIGEQTTLDSAASVLPNGLRLNQALLSRLLAGNAGIGVPKLENLLLTASQSVNFYGTVALNTIDPMTGRSSLASFVLNTPAIYGQGNSGDVATITTDKLIWNGLSDGVLRSGNNKAPSSLRPGGVIAGGAGTGSGTFNIVARDVVFGYGPFTQPDTQLTLDRLALGFSNFNVQASQRITSNNRNTLSVYQTQGAYQPTTGYQYSGGNLNLVTPLLTGDSGSINRFTAGGALTVSAPAGASPATVPGDALGAEIGLKGGSVNIASAIVLPSGRLTVSGDTGVALGDAARIDMAGRAVQMVDVTKYSSGGDVLIDSAHGNVSQAAASLIDVSAQNNRAGSVSVTALDAAAGRVDLAGTIRGGTSGRYDAGGTDVLWQPGSVDVRAQTLNDFAGLNQRLTSGGVTGARSFQIKQGDLVVGDELKANTINASVDGGSLIVNGRVDASGEQPGTIRLAARNGLTLGAGAVLDAHGTRLRVDSYGLPIDAPNRGIVDLRATDGRLTLTPGAVIDVRAADTVARGTVSLSAPRIGADTQGDIAIDAAGPLDIRGARSVAVYGFRRYDNAPLDTSPSVDGKPSQVITQDWLDGIHADSQRYINAAWTNGDLQARLAGLRAAGSAYHLRPGVEIVSATADGNLAVKGDLDFSGYRYGPNADANVRGSGEPGAVVVRAGGKLQVFGSVTDGFAPPPTTPDERGWALTMGLNPYSNDIVVPRTGISLADGTTFPAGAVLNYDVPLKQLVLPANYVLPVRVTLRANVTLPAGTVLQAAVRDSTGKVLYAAGTALRQDAVLRSGMMLDPGSIVGSTLSVMRLTWPKGVPLAVASGKPTLDGALALKVGAVIPGATDVKLPGGVQFVNLRDVVGGSQGKNWAVASMLPGGSDSWSMRLVSGADTRAADSRATRPDAKQNGDLVLGDAHGSSDVRQTSGGLYWLPGNSSGKKPFEPVSPDDEFGCNPTSCINLPAGDVLVPRFPLFSVLRTGTGDLDLVSGGSIDMRSAYGIYTAGTQSAAMRSSDGRNLYNQPRGVELSNSGTTVLGPAGTVFEPFVNGDPATSLYQAWYPERGGNVLLSAQGAILGRTQGRTNDGSVRSNNNPGDWLWRQGGAESGLPTAWWVNFGTYVYPINGTGAPSPTSASALTPFVTGFTGIGTLGGGNLQVTAGSDAGMLSNPNAGAMPASQALNLGIASTGRLGADGKLVLTGGGDLLLRVGGAINPIERTSAVGSVSQDSSGVLTNLRGNIRVDAGSIGRLDLTYGKTTTSDPRGVDRFAANDATPFGGVVVVPGDANVDLSTRRDLVLSGAADAGRLVQPVATPYLPTVGGVLAPQPGGGYSWFSLWTDRTALNLFSAGGNLAPTTQTAAPATTATDVGGATDSRFVYPGTLRAVSARGGIYYGAGQDLSTSLVLAPSPSGQLEILANGSLYANGYAISQSGAAQSALATPFHPGFRGYAIGTPGPLVNNTSPESSLPRGVDGTPLFTFGADTASGVLHAKDTKPARFYAVNGDIVGLRTGEILDFTRGGTDSSPKSQSTWYVAAKPVWIVAGRDIVGAGTPPGTSTNSGWGPTSTGNLLLNNNPNDISVVSAGRDILFGNFRVAGPGTLEVTAGRNLYQADKGLLESIGRIGTAISVSPDDRGSGAGISVMAGAGAAGADFTTFARRYLDAGNLVNPSAPLADQTGKVAKTYEKELLNWLQARFDYKGTQDGALAFYLGLPPEQQRVFARSVYFNELQAGGREYNDPTSRRFGSYLRGRQAIASLFPDKDAQGRPIQRDGTITMFGPSGIRTDFGGGIQTLTPGGKLIVGVEGLAPPATSGLLTQGAGDIQIYSKDSVLLGLSRIMTTFGGGILVWSAEGDINAGRGSKTSLLYTPPLRVYDNAGNVTLSPQVPSSGAGIATLNPIPEVPRGDVDLIAPLGTVDPGEAGIRVSGDINVAALRVVNAANIQAQGESRGIPTVALVNVSALSSASAAANSATQAAQDVMRQQQAAARNGLPSIITVQVLGYGGACGGENGDGAQKAPPPERQDRSSYDPGSAFQMIGNGDLTERQKMRLTAAERKNL